CTCTCATGCCGTCGTTCAGCGGCTACTCTTGGCCGTTCTGACGTTAGTCCTTAACGGCTGTTCCTCCGAACAACGGGGGGAAAAATGTATCGGCGAGGTTAAGACATTGAGTGGCCAGCCCCTGGGAACACTACAGGGAAGTGTGATTGACCGCTTCAGTTCCTTTACCGTTTTCATGCCGCCACTGAAACTCGACAGCGGCCCCTTACATTCTAACGACCCCCAGCGATATGTCCCTTCGGCGGTCACCCGCGATGGCTGGCTGGCACAACGTATTTCCAGTCGCCGTTTCAGCATCATTAACGCACCCGGCGACCAGGCTATTACTTTCCTCTGCCCCGTACTTTCAGCAAGCGGCTCTGACCAGCACCGGTTACTTTCCCCTTTGAGATAATCCGCAGTCAGATCCTGTCTACACTTATCCTGCTCAAGTCAAAACAGGAGAAAAAAATGCAGATCGATCTTCATGGCAAAACGGCCATCGTAACTGGATCAACCAAAGGTATCGGTAAAGGCATCGCACAGGGGCTGGCCGCAGCCGGTGCAACGGTGATAATAACCGGGCGTAGCCAGCAGCAGGTTGATGGGCTAATTACAGAACTCGGTGGCGATGCGCGCGGTTACGCATTTGACCTGGCAACGGATGCCGGTTGTAAAGCCTTGCTGAAAGCAGAGCCGCAGTGCGATATCCTGGTGAATAACGTGGGTATCTTTCCCGGCGGCGACTTCTTTGAAACGGATGATGAGCTGTGGCAAAAAATCTGGGACGTCAATGTGATGTCTGGAGTGCGGCTCAGCCGCGCGTATATGCCGCAGATGATCAAATCCGCCTGGGGGCGCGTGGTGTTTCTCTCTTCCGAATCTGCCATCAATATTCCGGCAGATATGATCCATTACGGCGTGAGTAAAACCGCCCTGCTGGCGCTATCACGCGGCCTGGCGAAAGCCGCAGCGGGAACCGGCGTAACGGTGAATGCCGTACTACCGGGACCAACACTCTCTGACGGCTTTGCCGATACCCACAAACAGCAGCTTGCGGAAGGAGCTAAGCTGGAAGATCTCGGGGTTGAGTTTGTCAAAGCCAACCGCCCCACCTCGGTGATCCAACGCGCCGCCAGCGTTGAGGAAGTCAGTAACATGGTGATCTACGTCTGCTCTCCGCTCTCTTCTGCCACCTCTGGCGCGGCGCTACGCGTAGACGGCGGTGTGGTAGAAACGCCATTCTGATCGTCGGGCACCGCCGCTCGCGGTGCCAAGATCCTCTTTCTAATAATCGTATTTCATGGCAGAGACATCTATTTGATAAAATATAAAATGAAAAATTAACTCGTTATGAATAGAGTATGATGAGTTAATTTAAATACATCCATTACTCCAATCACCTTGCCTCTTATATTTTTAACGGAAGGAAAACTCACATCTCATTCAAGAAATGAATACATCATAATAGATAAAGAACTTTTCATTTCAGACTATACTAAAAACGCTGCTTACCTTTTAAACCTAGAATAGAATATCGAATTCAATGATAAACATCATGGAGCTATCATCAAGGAGAAATTAAATTTAGGAAACAATGAAAAAGTGACTAATGGAGATATACTGGAATTGACGATTCTCCGGGCCGAGAGGAAAGACATGACCGACCTATCTGGCCTGGGGTATACCAGTAACCTGTAAATCCTGACATTGCCTGAGAATAACAGTT
This DNA window, taken from Erwinia tasmaniensis Et1/99, encodes the following:
- a CDS encoding SDR family NAD(P)-dependent oxidoreductase; this encodes MQIDLHGKTAIVTGSTKGIGKGIAQGLAAAGATVIITGRSQQQVDGLITELGGDARGYAFDLATDAGCKALLKAEPQCDILVNNVGIFPGGDFFETDDELWQKIWDVNVMSGVRLSRAYMPQMIKSAWGRVVFLSSESAINIPADMIHYGVSKTALLALSRGLAKAAAGTGVTVNAVLPGPTLSDGFADTHKQQLAEGAKLEDLGVEFVKANRPTSVIQRAASVEEVSNMVIYVCSPLSSATSGAALRVDGGVVETPF